Proteins encoded together in one Tripterygium wilfordii isolate XIE 37 chromosome 14, ASM1340144v1, whole genome shotgun sequence window:
- the LOC120014685 gene encoding thermospermine synthase ACAULIS5-like yields the protein MGEISCTNGINNWSEANGKGHSSTLNGYRKSCWYEEEIEENLRWSFALNSILHTGETQYQDIALLDTKPFGKALVIDGKLQSAEVDEFIYHESLVHPALLHHSNPKTIFIMGGGEGSTAREILRHKTVDKVVMCDIDEEVVEFCRSYLVVNREAFCDPRLQLVINDARAELENKEESYDVIIGDLADPIEGGPCYKLYTKSFYESIVKPRLNPGGIFVTQAGPAGIFSHTEVFSCINNTLRQVFKYVVPYSAHIPSFADTWGWVMASDTPFTLSADEIDLRMKQRIKGENKYFDGKTFTSVSTLSKAVRRSLDNETHVYTEGTAKFIYGYGHASAYKHNQA from the exons ATGGGAGAGATTTCTTGCACTAATGGGATCAACAATTGGAGTGAAGCAAATGGCAAGGGCCATAGTAGTACACTAAATGGTTACAGGAAGAGTTGCTGGTATGAGGAGGAGATTGAAGAGAACTTGAGATGGTCTTTTGCTCTCAATAG TATATTGCATACAGGAGAAACTCAGTATCAGGACATTGCACTGTTGGACACTAAGCCCTTTGGAAAG GCTCTAGTCATTGATGGGAAGCTTCAAAGTGCTGAGGTTGATGAGTTTATCTACCATGAATCTCTGGTTCATCCAGCTCTTCTCCATCATTCAAA tccAAAAACCATATTTATAATGGGAGGAGGAGAAGGTTCAACTGCAAGAGAAATACTGAGACATAAGACAGTAGACAAGGTTGTCATGTGTGACATTGATGAG GAGGTGGTGGAGTTCTGCAGGTCATACTTGGTTGTGAACAGAGAAGCTTTCTGTGATCCAAGACTACAACTTGTCATCAATGATGCCAG GGCTGAACTAGAGAACAAAGAAGAGTCCTATGATGTGATAATAGGTGACCTTGCAGACCCAATAGAGGGAGGCCCATGCTACAAACTCTACACCAAATCATTCTATGAGTCCATTGTTAAGCCCAGACTCAACCCAGGTGGCATCTTTGTTACACAG GCAGGACCAGCTGGGATTTTCAGCCACACTGAGGTTTTCTCTTGCATTAACAATACCCTTAGGCAGGTTTTCAAAT ATGTTGTGCCTTATTCAGCTCATATTCCTTCATTTGCTGACACTTGGGGATGGGTCATG GCATCGGACACCCCATTCACACTGAGTGCTGATGAAATAGACCTCAGAATGAAGCAAAGAATCAAGGGAGAGAACAAGTACTTTGATGGGAAGACTTTTACATCAGTCTCTACCTTGAGCAAAGCCGTTCGGAGATC ACTGGACAATGAAACTCACGTGTACACAGAAGGAACAGCAAAGTTCATATATGGATATGGACATGCCAGTGCTTACAAACACAATCAAGCTTGA
- the LOC120014603 gene encoding 5'-nucleotidase SurE-like has translation MENSTVVNNDQRPTIMVTNDDGIDAPGLRALVRVLVSTNRYQVLVCAPDSEKSAVSHCITWRNPISAQRVDIDGATAFAVSGTPADCTSLGISNAIFPMIPDLVISGINMGSNCGYHIIYSGTVAGAREAFFNGIPAISMSYDWVGGKSNVQDYSIAAEACLPIISAVLTEIKNQNYPLGCFLNMDFPTDIANHKGYKLTKQGKSIFKMGWRQVTADTQGGKMLSTMTMETDSASAANSDLRSISQGHLLFKREVREARGDNDDTDHRSLREGYITVTPLGALSQAEGGYQAYFKDLLPRLVASLSSSAI, from the exons ATGGAGAATAGTACCGTTGTTAACAACGATCAGCGGCCGACGATCATGGTCACCAACGACGACGGTATCGATGCGCCAGGACTCCGCGCTCTCGTCCGCGTTCTCGTCTCAACGAATCGCTACCAAGTTCTTGTTTGCGCCCCTGACTC GGAAAAGTCGGCAGTGAGTCATTGTATTACTTGGCGTAATCCTATTTCTGCTCAGCGAGTAGATATTGATGGAGCAACAGCTTTTGCAGTTTCTG gCACTCCGGCAGATTGTACTTCTTTAGGGATCTCCAATGCTATCTTCCCCATGATCCCTGACCTG GTAATCAGTGGCATAAACATGGGGAGCAACTGTGGTTATCACAT CATTTACTCTGGCACGGTTGCTGGTGCTCGAGAGGCTTTTTTTAATGGCATACCTGCTATCTCTATGTCATATGATTG GGTTGGAGGCAAGAGCAATGTGCAGGACTATAGTATTGCTGCTGAAGCTTGCTTACCGATCATAAGTGCAGTTCTGACAGAGATTAAGAATCAGAATTATCCTCTAGGGTGCTTTTTGAATATGGATTTTCCAACTGATATTGCAAATCATAAG GGGTATAAGCTGACTAAGCAGGGTAAAAGTATTTTTAAAATGGGCTGGAGGCAAGTTACGGCTGATACACAAGGAGGGAAAATGTTATCAACGATGACTATGGAAACAGATTCAGCATCAGCTGCAAATTCTGATTTAAGATCTATATCACAGGGACATCTGCTGTTCAAGAGAGAA GTAAGGGAAGCCCGAGGTGACAATGATGATACAGATCACCGTTCACTTCGTGAAGGATAT ATTACCGTTACTCCTCTTGGTGCCCTATCTCAGGCAGAGGGAGGTTACCAGGCATACTTCAAAGATTTACTACCAAGACTGGTTGCCTCCCTGTCTTCATCTGCCATATAA
- the LOC120015345 gene encoding uncharacterized protein LOC120015345, with amino-acid sequence MDFCSKSARESDSPFNCVIFDLDDTLYSSKLGIGEALKKNIDDFLVEKCGFAENKASSLRVELFKTYGSTLAGLRALGYDIDADDYHSFVHGRLPYELIQPDSQLRNLLRTITQRKLIFTNSDRNHAIRALERLGLGDCFDQIICFETMNTNLSKSTRPDEFPVLLKPSMDAMRIAIRVAAVDPHRTLFLDDNVCNVAAGKALGLRTVLVGKTVKSKEADYVLEYVNKLPQVIPEIWLSDTSGGGDKGISSTRSEIDSILATTAVGA; translated from the exons ATGGATTTCTGCAGCAAATCTGCCCGTGAGTCCGATTCTCCCTTCAATTGCGTCATCTTCG ATTTGGATGACACGTTGTATTCATCAAAGCTCGGGATAGGCGAAGCTCTTAAGAAGAACATTGATG ATTTCTTAGTCGAGAAATGCGGATTCGCAGAGAACAAAGCTTCAAGCCTCCGAGTTGAGCTATTCAAAACTTACGGCAGCACTCTTGCTGGTTTACGA GCGTTAGGGTACGACATCGACGCCGATGATTACCACAGTTTCGTGCACGGGAGATTACCGTACGAGCTGATCCAACCAGATTCTCAGCTACGCAATCTGTTGCGTACAATCACACAACGAAAACTC ATTTTCACAAATTCGGACCGAAATCACGCGATTAGGGCTCTAGAGAGGCTAGGGTTAGGAGACTGCTTCGATCAGATCATATGTTTCGAGACGATGAACACAAACCTCTCCAAATCCACTCGTCCGGACGAATTCCCTGTCCTTCTCAAGCCTTCCATGGACGCTATGAGAATCGCTATCCGTGTCGCAGCTGTTGATCCTCATCGTACG TTGTTCTTAGACGACAACGTCTGCAACGTGGCGGCAGGAAAGGCTTTGGGGCTACGCACCGTTTTG GTCGGTAAGACGGTGAAAAGTAAAGAAGCTGATTATGTATTGGAGTATGTGAACAAGCTTCCCCAAGTGATACCAGAAATATGGTTAAGCGATACCAGCGGCGGCGGTGATAAAGGGATCAGCAGCACCAGAAGCGAAATTGATTCCATTCTGGCAACCACAGCCGTCGGTGCCTGA